A genome region from Pseudomonadota bacterium includes the following:
- a CDS encoding IS4 family transposase → CGLDRTLKPNTSKKRTLSLFKQGCFWFEAIPNMPNQRLRTLMKAFGDVIQEHQAIRSALGVI, encoded by the coding sequence CTGCGGCCTCGACCGCACCCTCAAACCGAACACCTCCAAGAAACGCACCCTGTCGCTCTTCAAGCAAGGGTGTTTCTGGTTCGAAGCCATTCCCAACATGCCCAACCAGCGCCTGCGCACCCTCATGAAAGCCTTCGGCGACGTCATTCAGGAGCATCAAGCCATTCGTTCCGCCCTGGGTGTCATATGA